One uncultured Jannaschia sp. DNA segment encodes these proteins:
- a CDS encoding ferritin-like domain-containing protein → MIPLAQMAVEVLGTADPRAKTDLSRAHAATWMDARADGALPEIGIAAPPDRPARPDRPELLHPRDVPRRKPGTPEGRIALLHAVAHIELNAVDLHWDVIARFSNVPLPPGFFDDWVRAADDESKHWGLMSDCLRAAGSHYGALPAHAGMWRAAEETAGDLMARLAVVPMVLEARGLDVTPGMIDVFRRAGEDGAVAALETIYAEEVAHVAYGSKWFNFLCGRDNLDPRPTFHDLVRTHFHGLLKPPFNEEKRADAGLPPDFYWPLTEEA, encoded by the coding sequence GTGATCCCGCTCGCGCAGATGGCGGTCGAGGTGCTGGGCACCGCCGACCCCCGCGCCAAGACCGATCTCTCGCGCGCCCATGCGGCGACCTGGATGGACGCCCGCGCCGACGGGGCCCTGCCCGAGATCGGCATTGCCGCGCCGCCCGACCGGCCCGCGCGCCCCGACCGGCCCGAACTTCTGCACCCGCGCGACGTGCCGCGCCGCAAGCCCGGCACGCCCGAGGGACGGATCGCACTCCTGCATGCCGTCGCGCATATCGAGCTGAACGCGGTCGACCTCCACTGGGACGTCATCGCGCGGTTCTCCAACGTCCCCCTGCCGCCGGGCTTCTTCGACGACTGGGTGCGCGCGGCGGATGACGAGTCGAAGCATTGGGGCCTGATGTCCGACTGCCTTCGGGCCGCGGGGTCGCATTACGGCGCCCTGCCCGCCCATGCCGGCATGTGGCGTGCCGCCGAGGAGACGGCGGGCGACCTGATGGCCCGGCTCGCGGTCGTGCCGATGGTGCTGGAAGCGCGGGGGCTCGACGTCACGCCGGGCATGATCGACGTCTTCCGACGGGCGGGCGAGGACGGCGCCGTGGCCGCGCTCGAGACGATCTACGCCGAGGAGGTGGCCCATGTCGCCTACGGCTCCAAATGGTTCAACTTCCTCTGCGGGCGGGACAACCTCGATCCGCGCCCGACCTTCCACGACCTCGTGCGGACGCATTTCCACGGGCTCCTGAAGCCGCCCTTCAACGAGGAGAAGCGCGCCGATGCGGGGCTGCCGCCCGACTTCTACTGGCCCCTGACCGAAGAGGCGTGA
- a CDS encoding sterol desaturase family protein: protein MDPVTRAAAFYKSSVLIEVVLVPALLCLILALVFRRRTELSWHAIQNTAATLLVVFVNYGFALWFFRDIAAAIQAGYDLLRIPQLDAAIWNGWPIWLLAVLGLAAKDLVDYWNHRLMHTRLGWPTHAAHHSDTHVNAFTAFRIHAIEMVMMTAGHIMMLTWLQMPHVIPAALILSGLHTMYVHMDLPWRHGPLKLLIASPSFHRWHHADVPAAYGKNLANHVPLWDKLFGTYYDPGPCRDVPMGATSSGVEDKDPVAILTYPVREWARMWSGRRSAKPARTKPSHV from the coding sequence ATGGACCCCGTCACGCGCGCCGCCGCCTTCTACAAGTCCAGCGTCCTGATCGAGGTCGTGCTGGTGCCCGCGCTCCTCTGCCTGATCCTCGCGCTGGTCTTCCGCCGCCGCACCGAGCTGTCGTGGCACGCGATCCAGAACACCGCCGCGACGCTGCTGGTGGTCTTCGTGAATTACGGCTTCGCGCTCTGGTTCTTCCGTGACATCGCCGCCGCCATCCAGGCGGGCTACGATCTTCTGCGCATCCCGCAGCTCGACGCCGCGATCTGGAACGGCTGGCCGATCTGGCTGCTCGCCGTACTGGGCCTCGCGGCGAAGGACCTCGTGGATTACTGGAACCACCGGCTGATGCATACGCGGCTGGGCTGGCCGACCCATGCGGCGCATCATTCCGACACCCATGTGAATGCCTTTACCGCCTTCCGCATCCACGCCATCGAGATGGTGATGATGACGGCCGGGCACATCATGATGCTGACCTGGCTCCAGATGCCGCATGTCATTCCCGCCGCGCTGATCCTCTCGGGGCTGCACACGATGTATGTCCATATGGACCTGCCGTGGCGGCACGGTCCGCTGAAGCTGCTGATCGCATCGCCGAGCTTTCATCGCTGGCACCATGCCGACGTGCCCGCGGCCTATGGCAAGAACCTCGCCAACCACGTCCCGCTCTGGGACAAGCTCTTCGGGACGTATTACGACCCCGGACCCTGCCGCGACGTGCCGATGGGCGCGACCTCGAGCGGGGTGGAGGACAAGGATCCCGTCGCGATCCTCACCTACCCGGTGCGCGAATGGGCGCGGATGTGGTCCGGGCGCCGGTCGGCCAAACCCGCCCGCACGAAGCCTTCGCACGTCTGA
- a CDS encoding MFS transporter yields MDRTRWGLVALVFFGGLMAAVQFAKVSLTLPLLAEAFGRDLAAVAVLVSMVGLVGLIFGAMAGGIAAALGPGRTFLGGLVFGGALSLMQAAMPGYGGFAALRVLEGFAHLALVVGGPPLMAAAASDRDRPLAMGLWAVFFGLAFAIAARLFPLVTGAGGLPLLFAAHGVLMLATAAALWRRVPRIPVTRPSIDPVAMHRAIYGRLRTVAPGLGFVPYTFLFIAMLTFLPGLLDAPILATTLPLVTLLTTLLGGALCRRFAPHDVAAVGYAGTILGMLGLAAGVPGAAHLAFAALGVVPGASFAAIPHLNPDPRDRTRATGAIAQLGNLGTVTGTPVVALLLGWGLAGVIGITVAVAALGLALVLWSGHAASGTPARDTVDVP; encoded by the coding sequence ATGGACAGGACGCGCTGGGGGCTGGTGGCCCTCGTCTTCTTCGGCGGGCTGATGGCGGCGGTGCAGTTCGCCAAGGTCTCGCTGACCCTGCCGCTGCTGGCGGAGGCCTTCGGGCGCGACCTCGCGGCGGTGGCCGTGCTCGTGTCGATGGTGGGGCTGGTCGGCCTGATCTTCGGCGCGATGGCGGGCGGCATCGCCGCGGCACTCGGGCCGGGGCGGACCTTCCTCGGCGGGCTGGTCTTCGGCGGTGCGCTCTCGCTGATGCAGGCGGCGATGCCCGGCTATGGCGGCTTCGCGGCGCTCCGCGTGCTGGAAGGCTTCGCGCATCTGGCCCTCGTCGTGGGCGGCCCGCCCCTGATGGCCGCTGCGGCGAGCGACCGGGACAGACCGCTGGCGATGGGCCTCTGGGCGGTGTTCTTCGGGCTGGCCTTCGCGATCGCGGCCCGGCTCTTCCCGCTGGTGACGGGGGCGGGCGGCCTGCCGCTTCTCTTCGCGGCGCATGGCGTTCTGATGCTGGCGACGGCGGCTGCACTCTGGCGACGCGTGCCGCGCATTCCCGTGACGCGCCCGTCCATCGACCCCGTGGCGATGCACCGCGCGATCTACGGCCGTCTGCGGACAGTCGCACCGGGTTTGGGCTTCGTGCCCTATACCTTCCTTTTCATCGCGATGCTGACGTTCCTGCCGGGGCTGCTCGACGCGCCGATCCTCGCCACGACACTGCCGCTCGTCACGCTGTTGACGACGCTGCTCGGCGGCGCGCTCTGCCGACGGTTCGCGCCCCACGATGTCGCCGCCGTCGGCTATGCCGGGACCATCCTCGGGATGCTGGGCCTCGCGGCGGGCGTGCCGGGTGCCGCGCATCTGGCCTTCGCGGCGCTGGGCGTCGTGCCGGGCGCGTCCTTCGCGGCCATTCCGCATCTCAATCCCGATCCGCGCGACCGCACGCGGGCGACGGGCGCCATCGCGCAGCTGGGCAATCTCGGGACGGTGACGGGGACGCCGGTCGTCGCACTCCTTCTGGGGTGGGGGCTGGCGGGCGTGATCGGGATCACGGTGGCGGTCGCCGCACTGGGCCTCGCGCTGGTGCTCTGGTCGGGGCATGCGGCCTCTGGCACACCGGCGCGCGATACGGTAGACGTTCCGTAA
- a CDS encoding DUF924 family protein: MEHDPEDVLTFWLEECGPEDWYKGGDKLDATISERFRDAWDAAAAGQLNHWATSARGALALLILTDQFSRNMHRGSGRAFETDPLARSVAKGAIDRGHDRAIPEPERQFFYLPLEHSENLADQERAVRLIMTRMNAPETLLHARAHREIIRRFGRFPFRNDALGRTTSPREQAFLDEGAYGAILRELQD, from the coding sequence ATGGAACACGACCCCGAGGACGTGCTGACATTCTGGCTCGAGGAATGCGGGCCGGAGGACTGGTACAAGGGCGGCGATAAGCTGGACGCCACCATAAGCGAACGGTTCCGGGACGCGTGGGACGCGGCTGCGGCGGGGCAGCTGAACCATTGGGCGACCTCGGCGCGGGGTGCGCTGGCCCTGTTGATCCTGACGGATCAATTCTCGCGCAACATGCATCGCGGCTCCGGGCGGGCGTTCGAGACCGATCCGCTGGCGCGCAGCGTGGCCAAGGGGGCGATCGACCGGGGCCACGACCGCGCCATCCCCGAGCCCGAGCGGCAGTTCTTTTACTTGCCGCTGGAGCATTCCGAGAACCTCGCCGACCAGGAGCGGGCGGTGCGCCTCATCATGACGCGAATGAACGCGCCAGAGACCCTGCTTCACGCCCGCGCCCATCGCGAGATCATCCGCCGCTTCGGCCGATTTCCGTTCCGCAACGATGCGCTGGGCCGGACGACCTCGCCGCGCGAGCAGGCGTTCCTCGACGAAGGTGCCTACGGCGCGATCCTGCGCGAATTGCAGGACTGA
- the bcp gene encoding thioredoxin-dependent thiol peroxidase gives MTIEPGQDAPAFAMPTGGGGEVSLADLKGKQVVLYFYPKDDTPGCTKEAIAFTEAAAEFEAAGAVIVGVSKDSVSKHEKFAAKHDLGVILASDEEGTTCEDYGVWVEKNMYGKTYMGIERATFLIDEGGVVKQVWRKVKVPGHADAVLEAVRA, from the coding sequence ATGACCATCGAACCCGGACAGGACGCCCCCGCCTTCGCGATGCCCACGGGCGGCGGCGGCGAGGTGTCGCTCGCCGACCTCAAGGGCAAGCAGGTCGTGCTGTATTTCTACCCCAAGGACGACACGCCCGGCTGCACCAAGGAGGCCATCGCCTTCACCGAGGCCGCCGCCGAGTTCGAGGCGGCGGGCGCGGTGATTGTCGGCGTGTCGAAGGACAGCGTCTCCAAGCATGAAAAGTTCGCCGCCAAGCACGATCTCGGCGTGATCCTCGCGTCGGACGAGGAAGGCACGACCTGCGAGGATTACGGCGTCTGGGTCGAGAAGAACATGTACGGCAAGACCTACATGGGCATCGAGCGGGCGACGTTCCTGATCGACGAAGGCGGCGTCGTGAAGCAGGTCTGGCGCAAGGTAAAGGTGCCGGGCCATGCAGACGCGGTGCTGGAGGCCGTGCGCGCATGA
- a CDS encoding MFS transporter, which translates to MFTVIRNSWALLLGIMLLMIGNGMQGTLIGVRGELEGFSTAWMSVVVSAYFAGFLLGSQVVPEMIRRVGHVRVFAALGSFASAGLILYPALVQEVSWTGLRFLLGFCFCGVYIVAESWLNNTTTNETRGRALSLYMIAQMLGIVTAQGLFAIGDAAGYSLFILVSVLVSLSFAPILLSATPVPPFETTKAMTFREIYAVSPLGCIGIFLMGGMFSALFGMSGVFGAQSGLTSGEIALFISMIFVGGMLVQYPIGWLSDRLDRRRLIVITALIGCLGCVLGATGLAGFTGLLVAAFVIGGMANPLYSVLLAYTNDHLDYEDMAAASARLLFINGLGAIGGPIVTGALMDLIGPRGFFVFIAVLMAGLAAYAVWRMTQRPAIESSDDAAQYVPVPAMAATPVTIGNVVDEWEWDETSADGAVAVAK; encoded by the coding sequence ATGTTCACCGTCATCCGCAACTCGTGGGCGCTGCTGCTCGGGATCATGCTCCTGATGATCGGCAACGGGATGCAGGGCACGCTGATCGGCGTGCGCGGCGAACTCGAAGGGTTTTCGACCGCGTGGATGTCGGTCGTGGTCTCGGCCTACTTCGCGGGCTTCCTTCTGGGCTCGCAGGTGGTGCCCGAGATGATCCGCCGCGTCGGCCATGTGCGCGTCTTCGCCGCCCTCGGCAGCTTCGCCTCCGCCGGCCTGATCCTCTATCCGGCCCTCGTGCAGGAGGTCAGCTGGACGGGCCTCCGCTTCCTTCTGGGGTTCTGTTTCTGCGGCGTCTACATCGTCGCCGAGAGCTGGCTCAACAACACGACCACGAACGAGACGCGGGGGCGGGCGCTGTCGCTCTACATGATTGCACAGATGCTGGGGATCGTGACGGCGCAGGGTCTCTTCGCGATCGGGGACGCGGCGGGCTACTCGCTCTTCATCCTCGTCTCGGTGCTCGTGTCGCTCAGCTTCGCGCCGATCCTGCTATCGGCCACGCCGGTTCCGCCCTTCGAGACCACCAAGGCCATGACCTTCCGCGAAATCTACGCCGTCTCGCCGCTGGGCTGCATCGGCATCTTCCTGATGGGGGGCATGTTCTCGGCGCTCTTCGGGATGAGCGGCGTGTTCGGCGCGCAGTCCGGCCTGACGAGCGGCGAGATCGCGCTCTTCATCTCGATGATCTTCGTCGGCGGGATGCTGGTGCAATACCCGATCGGCTGGCTGTCGGACCGGCTGGACCGGCGCCGCCTGATCGTCATCACCGCGCTGATCGGCTGTCTGGGCTGTGTGCTGGGCGCGACGGGGCTGGCCGGGTTCACGGGACTTCTGGTGGCGGCCTTCGTGATCGGGGGCATGGCGAACCCGCTCTATTCGGTCCTTCTGGCCTATACGAACGACCATCTCGATTACGAGGACATGGCGGCGGCGTCGGCCCGGCTTCTGTTTATCAACGGGCTGGGCGCCATCGGGGGTCCGATCGTGACCGGTGCCCTGATGGATCTGATCGGCCCGCGCGGGTTCTTCGTCTTCATCGCCGTGCTGATGGCCGGGCTGGCGGCCTATGCGGTCTGGCGGATGACGCAGCGGCCCGCGATCGAGTCCTCGGACGATGCCGCGCAATACGTGCCCGTGCCCGCGATGGCCGCCACGCCGGTGACGATCGGCAACGTGGTCGACGAATGGGAGTGGGACGAGACATCCGCCGACGGGGCCGTGGCCGTGGCGAAGTGA
- the lpdA gene encoding dihydrolipoyl dehydrogenase encodes MAKQFDLIVIGAGPGGYVAAIRAAQLGMNVACIEREHLGGICLNWGCIPTKAMLRSSEVFHLMHRAKEFGLKAEGIDYDLDAVVKRSRGVAKQLSGGIGHLFKKNKVTTIMGAAKLAGKGKVSVTTDKGTEELTAKNIVIATGARARNLPGLEADGERVWNYKHALQPPHMPKKLLVIGSGAIGIEFASFYNTLGAETTVVEVMDRILPVEDEEISKFAKKQFEKQGMKILQKAVVKSLDRQKTKVIATIESGGKAETHEFDTVISAVGIVGNVEDLGLEEAGVKIDRSHVVTDEFCRTGVEGVYAIGDIAGAPWLAHKASHEGVMVAELIAGKNDVHPVRPESIAGCTYCHPQVASVGMTEAKAKEAGHDIKVGHFPFIGNGKAIALGEPEGMVKTIFDKTTGELLGAHMIGAEVTELIQGYVVGRQLETTEEDLAHTVFPHPTLSEMMHESVLDADGRAIHF; translated from the coding sequence ATGGCCAAGCAATTCGACCTGATCGTCATCGGCGCAGGCCCCGGCGGCTATGTCGCCGCCATCCGCGCGGCCCAGCTTGGCATGAACGTCGCCTGCATCGAGCGCGAGCATCTCGGCGGCATCTGCCTCAACTGGGGCTGCATCCCGACCAAGGCGATGCTGCGCTCGTCGGAGGTGTTCCACCTGATGCACCGCGCCAAGGAGTTCGGACTGAAGGCCGAGGGGATCGACTACGACCTCGACGCGGTGGTCAAGCGGTCGCGCGGCGTGGCCAAGCAGCTCTCGGGCGGGATCGGGCACCTCTTCAAGAAGAACAAGGTCACCACGATCATGGGCGCGGCAAAGCTGGCCGGGAAGGGCAAGGTCAGCGTCACGACCGACAAGGGCACCGAAGAGCTGACGGCCAAGAACATCGTCATCGCCACCGGAGCGCGGGCGCGGAACCTTCCGGGGCTGGAAGCCGATGGCGAGCGGGTCTGGAACTACAAGCACGCGCTCCAGCCGCCGCATATGCCGAAGAAGCTGCTGGTCATCGGGTCGGGTGCCATCGGCATCGAATTCGCCAGCTTCTACAACACGCTGGGCGCCGAGACGACGGTCGTCGAGGTGATGGACCGCATCCTTCCGGTGGAGGACGAGGAAATCTCCAAGTTCGCCAAGAAGCAGTTCGAGAAGCAGGGAATGAAGATCCTGCAGAAGGCCGTGGTCAAGTCGCTGGATCGCCAGAAGACCAAGGTGATCGCGACCATCGAAAGCGGCGGCAAGGCCGAGACGCACGAGTTCGACACCGTGATTTCCGCCGTGGGCATCGTCGGCAATGTCGAGGATCTGGGGCTGGAAGAGGCGGGCGTGAAGATCGACCGCAGCCATGTCGTCACCGACGAGTTCTGCCGCACCGGGGTCGAGGGCGTCTACGCCATCGGCGACATCGCGGGCGCGCCGTGGCTGGCGCACAAGGCGTCCCACGAGGGCGTCATGGTGGCCGAGCTGATCGCGGGCAAGAACGACGTGCATCCGGTCCGCCCCGAGAGCATCGCGGGCTGCACCTATTGCCATCCGCAGGTCGCCAGCGTCGGCATGACCGAGGCCAAGGCCAAGGAGGCGGGGCACGACATCAAGGTCGGGCACTTCCCCTTCATCGGCAACGGCAAGGCCATCGCGCTGGGTGAGCCCGAGGGCATGGTGAAGACCATCTTCGACAAGACCACAGGCGAGCTGCTGGGCGCGCACATGATCGGCGCCGAGGTGACCGAGCTGATCCAGGGCTACGTGGTCGGCCGCCAACTGGAGACCACCGAGGAGGATCTGGCGCATACCGTCTTCCCGCATCCGACCCTGTCGGAAATGATGCACGAGAGCGTGCTCGATGCGGACGGGCGCGCGATCCATTTCTGA
- a CDS encoding AsmA-like C-terminal region-containing protein: MSDTPARRRRPLRALGVVLLVVAALLAGSAWRLTEGPVALPDWAVSRLEARLSRDLGGRSVRLGSVALGYDLDAQALRLRLRDAGLSDDGADLLALPDAQVALDGAALMRGRLRPRQVTVEDLSLDIARDADGRFNLAFGGGGGALPSNWAEGLAALDAALAVPVLVDLDVVRIDGVRLRLSDAVTGLSQRIENGTVTLTRGDDAVTLDLGTDIPLPGGRTARLAATMQRLAAGEGALARLALTDLPVAALAEALPRVPALSLAMGDLSASAGVTLAEDGVPGPLRGTVALRDGRMVDRPGYTLDRATLGFAWVPGSDRIALEDIAASSDALSVEAGGQILLEDGITGPAQIQLRLGRTLFDPDGMFDRSVAFDSGLVEARVTQAPLALRIGQAMVTGPSGTARATGRIGFVAGGLDGSLRLTVPEMAVDDLTALWPPDVAPQARNWYASNLRGGVATEANAAIRLRPGAVPEVLGSFAFSGGRFRYMRHMPLAEGAAGAAQLDDRRFSIRLDGGTVPGIGPGGDAAEAGRIDLAGSRFVILDATERPARGELDLLARGEVGDLLALMDNRPFRLLERLRKDRTLASGRAEARVAVTLPLRKGNAPADITYDVAATLRDVVSEEIVPGRRIAADRLELRALPGLVEIAGDAAFEGIPFSGRWRQVLPPPSEVPIDPDATPPPPRPLPEPGRVSGTVRLTPEGLDRLGIALGAVTLSGETPAEVAITLPAGAPPRLSLTSDLRGAALALPAIGWSKGRDRAASLALDVVLGATPEVTRLALDAPGLSADGTVTLRDGGGLGVARFDRVETAFFTGPLTLTGRGQGAAPAIAIRGGQADLRRALLAQDSGGGGGNPAPLAIALDRLTVTEGIALTDLRAELRGATGQFTARVNGGSPIEGVLAPQAGGAAVQIRTGDGGGVLRSAGLFQDARGGVLTLTLRPTAREGVYGGTLRGSDIRVRNAPALASLLQTLSVVGILEQLGGEGLVFLTVESDFALRPGDIVIQRASAVGPSMSITADGTFDLGTKRMDLQGVISPIYLVNGLFGALFSRRDEGLFGFTYQLRGAAANPQVSVDPLSILTPGIFREIFRRPPPS, from the coding sequence ATGTCCGACACCCCCGCCCGCCGCCGCCGCCCGCTCCGGGCGCTGGGCGTCGTGCTGCTGGTGGTCGCGGCCCTTCTGGCGGGCAGCGCGTGGCGCCTGACCGAGGGGCCGGTGGCCCTGCCGGACTGGGCGGTGTCGCGGCTGGAGGCGCGGCTGTCGCGGGATCTGGGCGGGCGGAGCGTGCGGCTGGGATCGGTGGCGCTGGGCTACGATCTGGACGCGCAGGCGCTGCGGCTGCGGCTGCGCGACGCGGGTCTTTCGGATGACGGCGCCGACCTTCTGGCGCTGCCGGACGCGCAGGTCGCGCTGGACGGGGCGGCCCTGATGCGGGGACGGCTCAGGCCACGACAGGTGACGGTGGAGGACCTTTCGCTCGACATCGCACGTGACGCGGATGGCCGCTTCAACCTCGCGTTCGGCGGGGGCGGCGGCGCCCTTCCATCGAACTGGGCCGAGGGGCTCGCCGCGCTCGACGCCGCGCTCGCGGTGCCGGTTCTCGTCGATCTCGACGTCGTGCGGATCGACGGGGTGCGCCTGCGGCTCTCGGATGCGGTCACGGGTCTGTCGCAGCGGATCGAGAACGGCACGGTAACGCTGACCCGCGGGGACGATGCCGTGACGCTCGACCTCGGGACGGACATCCCGTTGCCGGGCGGGCGGACCGCACGGCTGGCCGCGACGATGCAGCGGCTGGCGGCGGGCGAGGGCGCGCTGGCCCGGCTTGCGCTGACCGATCTGCCGGTGGCGGCACTGGCCGAGGCGCTGCCGCGCGTGCCCGCCCTGTCGCTGGCGATGGGCGACCTTTCGGCCAGCGCGGGCGTGACGCTGGCCGAGGACGGCGTGCCTGGTCCGCTGCGCGGGACGGTCGCGCTTCGGGACGGGCGGATGGTCGACCGGCCGGGCTACACGCTCGACCGTGCGACGCTTGGGTTCGCCTGGGTGCCGGGATCGGACCGCATCGCGCTCGAGGATATCGCCGCCAGCTCCGACGCCCTGTCGGTCGAGGCGGGCGGGCAGATCCTGCTCGAGGACGGCATAACCGGCCCCGCGCAAATACAACTCCGTCTCGGGCGGACGCTCTTCGATCCCGATGGCATGTTCGACCGCTCGGTCGCCTTCGACAGCGGGTTGGTCGAGGCGCGGGTGACGCAGGCGCCCCTGGCGCTGCGCATCGGGCAGGCGATGGTGACGGGGCCGTCGGGCACGGCGCGCGCGACGGGACGGATCGGCTTCGTGGCGGGCGGGCTCGACGGTTCGCTCCGGCTGACCGTGCCCGAAATGGCGGTGGACGACCTGACCGCGCTCTGGCCCCCGGACGTCGCACCGCAGGCGCGCAACTGGTACGCGTCGAACCTGCGCGGGGGTGTTGCGACCGAAGCCAATGCCGCGATCCGGCTGCGACCGGGCGCGGTGCCCGAGGTGCTCGGGTCCTTCGCCTTTTCGGGGGGACGCTTCCGCTACATGCGCCACATGCCGCTGGCCGAGGGTGCGGCGGGGGCGGCGCAGCTCGACGATCGTCGCTTCTCGATCCGGCTCGACGGGGGCACGGTGCCGGGGATCGGACCCGGCGGCGACGCGGCGGAGGCCGGGCGCATCGACCTCGCCGGGTCGCGCTTCGTGATCCTCGACGCCACCGAGCGGCCCGCGAGGGGCGAGCTCGACCTCCTGGCGCGGGGCGAGGTCGGCGACCTGCTCGCGCTGATGGACAACCGGCCGTTCCGCCTGCTGGAACGGCTTCGCAAGGATCGGACGCTCGCCTCCGGTCGGGCCGAGGCGCGGGTCGCGGTCACGCTGCCGCTGCGGAAGGGCAATGCGCCCGCCGATATCACCTACGACGTGGCCGCGACCCTGCGCGACGTCGTCTCCGAGGAGATCGTGCCGGGGCGCCGCATCGCGGCCGACCGGCTGGAGTTGCGGGCCCTGCCGGGGCTGGTCGAGATCGCGGGCGACGCGGCCTTCGAGGGCATCCCGTTCTCGGGACGATGGCGCCAGGTTCTTCCGCCGCCATCCGAGGTGCCGATCGACCCCGACGCGACGCCCCCGCCGCCACGCCCCTTGCCCGAGCCGGGGCGGGTCAGTGGCACGGTCCGCCTCACGCCCGAGGGCTTGGACCGGCTGGGGATAGCGCTTGGGGCCGTCACCCTGTCGGGAGAGACCCCCGCCGAGGTCGCGATCACGCTGCCCGCGGGCGCGCCGCCCCGGCTGTCGCTGACGTCCGATCTGCGCGGTGCCGCGCTGGCGCTGCCCGCGATCGGCTGGTCGAAAGGGCGCGACCGGGCGGCATCGCTGGCACTCGACGTGGTGTTGGGCGCCACGCCCGAGGTGACGCGGCTGGCGCTCGACGCGCCGGGTCTTTCGGCAGACGGCACGGTCACGCTACGGGACGGCGGCGGCCTCGGGGTGGCGCGGTTCGACCGGGTCGAGACGGCGTTCTTCACCGGGCCGCTGACGCTGACCGGGCGGGGGCAGGGGGCCGCGCCCGCCATCGCGATTAGGGGCGGACAGGCGGATCTCCGTCGCGCGCTGCTCGCCCAGGATAGCGGCGGCGGGGGCGGGAACCCGGCGCCGCTGGCCATCGCGCTCGACCGGCTGACCGTGACCGAGGGGATCGCCCTGACCGATCTGCGCGCCGAGCTGCGGGGGGCCACGGGCCAGTTCACCGCGCGGGTCAACGGCGGCAGCCCGATCGAAGGCGTGCTGGCGCCGCAGGCCGGGGGCGCCGCCGTCCAGATCCGCACCGGTGACGGCGGCGGCGTCCTGCGGTCGGCGGGGCTGTTCCAGGATGCGCGCGGCGGCGTGCTGACGCTGACGCTGCGCCCGACGGCGCGCGAGGGCGTCTATGGCGGCACCCTGCGCGGCAGCGACATCCGGGTGCGCAACGCGCCGGCGCTGGCCTCGCTTCTGCAGACGCTGTCGGTGGTCGGCATCCTCGAACAGCTCGGCGGCGAGGGCCTCGTCTTCCTGACCGTCGAAAGCGATTTCGCGCTCCGCCCTGGCGATATCGTCATTCAGCGCGCCAGCGCGGTCGGGCCGTCCATGTCGATTACGGCCGACGGCACCTTCGATCTGGGCACCAAGCGGATGGACCTGCAGGGTGTGATTTCGCCGATCTACCTCGTCAACGGGCTGTTCGGGGCGCTCTTCTCGCGGCGCGACGAGGGGCTGTTCGGGTTCACCTATCAGCTGCGCGGGGCGGCGGCGAACCCGCAGGTCTCGGTCGATCCCCTGTCGATCCTGACGCCCGGCATCTTCCGCGAGATCTTCCGTCGGCCGCCGCCCTCCTGA
- the queA gene encoding tRNA preQ1(34) S-adenosylmethionine ribosyltransferase-isomerase QueA gives MNLSDFDFDLPERLIATRPARPRSSARLMVMDAGGIADRVVTDLVDLLRPGDRLVLNDTKVIPARLVGERVRETRDGSGRARVELTLTEARPDGAWAALGKPQRKMRVGDRLEFDGLTGVVEGLGERVVVRFDATGDALDAAIARAGTMPLPPYIAAKRAPDAADRDDYQTVWARHAGAVAAPTASLHFDRPLLEALRARGVAFTEVTLHVGAGTFLPVTVEDVTTHRMHAEWGEVTPEAAAAMAQTKANGGRLIPVGTTALRLIETAARGGPIAPFRGDTDIFIYPGFEFRAADGLMTNFHLPQSTLLMLVSALMGRERMLAAYAHAVAEDYRFFSYGDASLLLP, from the coding sequence ATGAACCTGAGCGATTTCGACTTCGACCTGCCCGAGCGGCTGATCGCGACGCGGCCCGCGCGCCCCCGGTCGTCGGCCCGTCTGATGGTCATGGACGCGGGCGGCATCGCGGACCGCGTGGTGACCGACCTCGTGGACCTGCTGCGCCCGGGCGACCGGCTGGTTCTGAACGACACCAAGGTGATCCCGGCGCGGCTGGTGGGCGAACGGGTGCGCGAGACGCGGGACGGCTCGGGCCGTGCGCGGGTCGAGCTGACGCTGACCGAAGCGCGCCCCGACGGCGCGTGGGCGGCGCTGGGCAAGCCGCAGCGCAAGATGCGCGTGGGCGACCGGCTGGAATTCGACGGACTGACCGGCGTGGTGGAAGGTTTGGGCGAACGGGTCGTCGTGCGGTTCGACGCGACGGGCGACGCGCTGGACGCGGCCATCGCGCGCGCGGGGACCATGCCGCTACCGCCATATATCGCGGCGAAGCGTGCGCCCGACGCGGCGGACCGCGACGACTACCAGACGGTCTGGGCGCGACATGCGGGTGCGGTTGCAGCACCCACGGCGAGCCTCCATTTCGACCGCCCACTGCTCGAGGCGCTGCGCGCGCGGGGCGTCGCCTTCACGGAAGTCACGCTCCATGTCGGCGCGGGCACCTTCCTGCCGGTCACGGTCGAGGACGTCACGACCCACCGGATGCATGCCGAGTGGGGCGAAGTCACCCCCGAGGCGGCCGCCGCGATGGCGCAGACGAAGGCGAATGGCGGCCGTTTGATCCCGGTGGGCACGACCGCGCTGCGCCTGATCGAGACGGCGGCGCGGGGCGGGCCGATCGCGCCGTTCCGGGGCGACACGGACATCTTCATCTATCCCGGCTTCGAATTCCGCGCGGCGGACGGGCTTATGACCAATTTTCACCTGCCGCAATCGACACTCCTGATGCTGGTCTCGGCGCTCATGGGGCGCGAACGCATGCTGGCCGCCTATGCCCATGCAGTCGCGGAGGACTACCGCTTCTTCAGCTACGGGGACGCCTCGCTTCTCCTGCCCTGA